In Streptomyces sp. P3, one DNA window encodes the following:
- the pdhA gene encoding pyruvate dehydrogenase (acetyl-transferring) E1 component subunit alpha has translation MTGTTPAHDPAADTAGTARPAPAAPFTADEAEALRGYYRRMALIRSFELRAAEMYTRAKIGGYCHLNLGEEATCVGLMAALRSADHLFTTYREHGYALARGADPRRVMAELFGRTTGLCGGRGGSMHLFDTRSRLLGGYGIVGGQLPPATGAALAISYRGEPGPDGEAVMCLLGDGATNIGAFHESLNLAAVWHLPIVYVIVNNQLGMGTPVAAAAGEPELYRRGCAYRISGTRVDGGDVLAVRDAARTALEQARSEHRPRLLEAVGYRLRGHSVVDPARYRTTEETRQLREKDPVPAFRTRLIEGGLLTPTDAARIDEAADAQVTAAVDFADASPSPSVDTLFDHQYATAVANTFRGLPGDPLPGAPDDARGQREG, from the coding sequence ATGACCGGAACAACACCGGCGCACGACCCGGCCGCCGACACCGCGGGCACGGCCCGCCCCGCACCCGCCGCCCCCTTCACCGCCGATGAGGCCGAGGCCCTGCGCGGTTACTACCGCCGGATGGCGCTGATCCGCTCCTTCGAACTGCGGGCGGCGGAGATGTACACGCGGGCGAAGATCGGCGGCTACTGCCATCTCAACCTCGGTGAGGAGGCCACCTGCGTCGGTCTGATGGCCGCGCTGCGCTCCGCCGACCATCTCTTCACCACCTACCGCGAGCACGGTTATGCCCTCGCGCGCGGTGCCGATCCGAGGCGGGTGATGGCCGAACTCTTCGGCCGCACCACCGGGCTGTGCGGCGGGCGTGGCGGCTCGATGCACCTGTTCGACACCCGGTCGCGCCTGCTGGGCGGCTACGGCATCGTCGGCGGCCAGCTGCCCCCGGCCACCGGCGCCGCCCTGGCGATCTCCTACCGCGGCGAGCCGGGGCCGGACGGCGAAGCGGTGATGTGCCTGCTGGGGGACGGCGCCACCAACATCGGGGCGTTCCACGAGTCCCTCAACCTCGCCGCGGTATGGCATCTGCCCATCGTCTACGTCATCGTCAACAACCAGCTGGGCATGGGTACTCCGGTCGCGGCGGCGGCCGGCGAGCCGGAGCTGTACCGCCGCGGCTGTGCCTACCGCATCTCCGGAACCCGCGTCGACGGCGGCGACGTCCTCGCGGTCCGCGACGCCGCCCGCACCGCCCTGGAGCAGGCGCGCAGCGAGCATCGCCCCCGGCTGCTCGAGGCGGTCGGCTACCGGTTGCGCGGCCACTCCGTCGTCGACCCGGCCCGCTACCGCACCACGGAGGAGACCCGGCAACTGAGGGAGAAGGACCCCGTTCCCGCCTTCCGCACCCGTCTGATCGAAGGGGGCCTCCTCACCCCCACGGACGCGGCCCGCATCGACGAGGCGGCCGATGCGCAGGTCACCGCCGCGGTCGACTTCGCCGACGCCAGCCCGTCCCCGTCCGTCGACACCCTCTTCGACCACCAGTACGCCACCGCGGTCGCCAACACCTTCCGGGGCCTGCCCGGCGACCCACTGCCCGGCGCCCCGGACGATGCCCGCGGGCAGAGGGAGGGATGA
- a CDS encoding CBS domain-containing protein, producing MTTPVVTVTEDAAVSAVAAVLHGRRISAVPVLDAAGAVVGLVSEYDLLARAGGNAGQVMTQAVVSVTEDTDVDDVRHLLVERRIRRVPVLAGGRLVGIVSRSDVVALLTTEWACRVCGETVRGEHPPARCPKCHAADRFTAQEAPPGS from the coding sequence ATGACGACGCCGGTCGTCACGGTCACCGAGGACGCGGCGGTTTCCGCCGTCGCGGCCGTGCTGCACGGCCGCCGGATCAGCGCCGTCCCCGTCCTCGACGCCGCAGGCGCGGTGGTCGGCCTGGTCAGCGAGTACGACCTGTTGGCCCGGGCGGGAGGCAACGCCGGGCAGGTGATGACCCAGGCCGTGGTCAGTGTCACCGAGGACACCGACGTCGACGACGTCCGCCATCTGCTGGTGGAGCGGCGCATCCGGCGGGTCCCCGTGCTGGCCGGAGGCCGCCTGGTCGGCATCGTCAGCCGGTCCGACGTGGTGGCCCTGCTCACCACGGAGTGGGCCTGCCGGGTGTGCGGCGAGACCGTCCGCGGCGAGCATCCGCCCGCCCGCTGCCCCAAGTGCCATGCCGCCGACCGTTTCACCGCCCAGGAGGCGCCGCCCGGCAGCTGA
- a CDS encoding PP2C family protein-serine/threonine phosphatase → MAHDPWQRRDRARHRVASRPPRRALDRQQLRHLLDGIAAVSANLDTRGMLHHIVEAATDLVAARYGALGVLDESGKVIDLITVGIDDPHLCAVMGLPQGHGLLHTMVDDREPLRVADVPTHPRSAGFPPGHPVMRTLLGVPLMVRGTVYGDLYVADKRDGTPFDDDDEGLLTALASAAGVSLENARLYEHLKHAAEHFQRRMLPVLPDLTPLEVAARYEPASELPRLGGDWYDAMVLPDGATWVVVGDVTGHDVEAAPLMGQIRNMLRAIALDRAEPPGMIVSRLDRVLTMFDEPPTATLVLGRIERDPADGGRYTFGWSNAGHLPPLLVGADGSTRYLAPARHGIPVGIEASVPRFSHNHPLAPGSTLLLFTDGLVERRDQDIDTGLDGLAEQAAHLATAPLEELCDALISRNRQVFDDDVALLALRTPLAGPAR, encoded by the coding sequence ATGGCGCACGACCCGTGGCAGCGGCGAGACCGGGCCCGGCACCGGGTGGCCTCACGGCCACCGCGGCGTGCTCTGGACCGGCAGCAGCTGCGGCACCTGCTGGACGGGATCGCGGCCGTCAGCGCCAACCTGGATACCCGCGGCATGCTGCACCACATCGTGGAGGCGGCCACCGACCTCGTCGCCGCACGCTATGGGGCACTGGGTGTGCTCGACGAGAGCGGCAAGGTCATCGACCTGATCACCGTGGGCATCGACGACCCGCACCTGTGCGCTGTCATGGGCCTGCCGCAGGGCCACGGCCTGTTGCACACCATGGTGGACGACCGGGAACCGTTGCGAGTGGCGGATGTGCCCACGCACCCTCGTTCGGCCGGCTTTCCGCCCGGCCATCCGGTGATGCGGACCCTGCTGGGCGTTCCCCTCATGGTGCGCGGCACCGTCTACGGAGACCTCTACGTCGCCGACAAGAGGGACGGCACACCTTTCGACGACGACGACGAGGGCCTGCTGACGGCGTTGGCCAGTGCCGCTGGCGTCAGCCTCGAGAACGCCCGCCTGTACGAGCACCTCAAGCACGCCGCCGAGCACTTCCAGCGCCGCATGCTGCCCGTACTTCCCGACCTGACGCCGCTCGAGGTCGCCGCCCGTTACGAACCCGCCTCCGAGCTGCCCAGGCTGGGCGGGGACTGGTACGACGCCATGGTCCTGCCTGACGGCGCCACCTGGGTAGTGGTGGGTGACGTGACCGGCCACGATGTGGAGGCCGCCCCGCTGATGGGGCAGATCCGCAACATGCTGCGGGCGATCGCCCTCGACCGGGCCGAACCGCCGGGCATGATCGTGTCACGGCTGGACCGGGTCCTGACGATGTTCGACGAACCGCCCACGGCCACGCTGGTGCTCGGCCGCATCGAGCGCGACCCCGCGGACGGCGGCCGGTACACGTTCGGCTGGAGCAACGCCGGGCATCTGCCGCCACTGCTGGTCGGCGCGGACGGCAGCACCCGCTACCTGGCACCCGCCCGTCACGGAATCCCGGTGGGCATCGAGGCGTCCGTCCCCCGGTTCAGCCACAACCATCCCCTCGCCCCCGGCAGCACCCTGCTGCTGTTCACCGACGGGCTGGTCGAGCGCCGTGACCAGGACATCGACACCGGACTGGACGGCCTGGCCGAGCAGGCCGCCCACCTGGCCACGGCCCCGTTGGAGGAGCTTTGCGACGCCCTGATCAGCCGCAACCGGCAGGTGTTCGACGACGATGTAGCCCTGCTCGCCCTGCGCACCCCCTTGGCCGGCCCAGCACGGTGA
- a CDS encoding glycoside hydrolase family 15 protein, which produces MPLRDYAVIGDGRTVALIAADGSVDWLGLPDLDAPTVFAGVLDASRGGRFQLEPEEPYQVTRRYLPGTNVLETTFRTERGTARVTDALSLDDDLALTPVRELQRQLDGVSGTVPMRWSVQPRYGYGSRAPRMEWRRGVPVAIDGADALAVCGWDVGPVECRDGEVAGRFDLREGTDALIALPFAHQEPLVLPARSECEARMEHTCQAWRRWAGSREYTGPWREAVSRSALALKLLVFAQSGAVAAAGTCSLPEFIPGERNWDYRFSWIRDSAFALDAFLRLGCPAEAHAYFWWLMHASQLTHPRLRVLYRLDGGTPARERVLPLAGYRGSAPVRTGNAAAEQVQLDTYGELLHTGWLYAGATGRLDTDVARRLAELADFVCAEWQRPDSGIWEVRSTPVHFTQSKMMCWVALDRAIDLARRRLIPDRHTPRWRAARLEIHRFIENQCFSERGACYVRSAGSEDLDAAVLLGLLYGYDGAPSRLRSTVDAIDRTLRDGPYVARYSGEDGVRGSEGAFVACSFWLAESLARTGRVERAATLMDDLVALANDVGLYSEEIDPADGAFLGNLPQALSHLALISAATAMDAGLSGAAR; this is translated from the coding sequence GTGCCTCTGCGTGACTACGCGGTGATCGGTGACGGCCGGACCGTGGCTTTGATCGCCGCGGACGGTTCGGTCGACTGGCTGGGGCTGCCGGACCTGGACGCGCCGACGGTCTTCGCCGGCGTTCTGGACGCCTCTCGTGGTGGCCGGTTCCAGCTGGAGCCCGAGGAGCCGTACCAGGTGACCCGCAGATACCTGCCCGGCACGAACGTACTGGAGACGACATTCAGGACGGAGCGGGGGACGGCAAGGGTCACCGACGCGCTCTCGCTGGACGACGACCTGGCGCTCACCCCGGTGCGGGAGCTGCAGCGACAGCTCGACGGTGTGTCGGGCACCGTGCCGATGCGCTGGAGCGTACAGCCCCGGTACGGCTACGGCTCTCGCGCCCCGCGCATGGAATGGCGCCGGGGTGTCCCGGTGGCCATCGATGGTGCCGACGCGCTGGCTGTGTGCGGCTGGGATGTCGGCCCGGTGGAGTGCCGTGACGGTGAGGTCGCAGGCCGGTTCGACCTGCGCGAAGGCACCGACGCGTTGATCGCGTTGCCGTTCGCCCACCAGGAGCCGCTCGTTCTGCCTGCCCGAAGCGAGTGCGAGGCGAGAATGGAGCACACGTGCCAGGCGTGGCGCCGCTGGGCCGGCTCACGGGAGTACACCGGTCCTTGGAGGGAGGCGGTCTCCCGCAGCGCGCTCGCACTGAAGCTGCTCGTCTTCGCCCAGTCCGGCGCGGTCGCCGCCGCGGGAACCTGTTCCCTTCCGGAGTTCATACCTGGCGAACGCAACTGGGACTACCGGTTCTCCTGGATCCGGGACTCCGCCTTTGCTCTGGACGCGTTCCTGCGACTCGGGTGCCCCGCCGAGGCACATGCCTACTTCTGGTGGCTGATGCACGCCTCCCAGCTCACCCACCCCCGGCTGCGGGTCCTCTACCGGCTGGACGGCGGAACCCCCGCCCGCGAACGGGTCCTTCCACTGGCCGGCTACCGAGGCTCGGCTCCGGTGCGGACCGGCAACGCGGCCGCCGAGCAGGTCCAGTTGGACACCTACGGCGAGTTGCTGCATACCGGTTGGCTGTATGCCGGCGCGACGGGGCGGCTGGACACGGACGTGGCCCGCAGACTGGCGGAACTGGCTGACTTCGTCTGCGCCGAATGGCAGCGGCCCGACTCCGGCATCTGGGAGGTCCGCAGCACGCCTGTGCACTTCACCCAGTCCAAGATGATGTGCTGGGTGGCGCTCGACCGGGCCATCGATCTGGCACGACGGCGACTGATCCCCGATCGACACACGCCTCGCTGGCGCGCCGCCCGCCTGGAGATCCACCGGTTCATCGAGAACCAGTGCTTCTCGGAGCGCGGCGCCTGCTACGTACGGTCCGCCGGGAGCGAGGACCTGGACGCCGCCGTGCTGCTCGGCCTGCTGTACGGCTATGACGGCGCCCCATCACGGTTGCGTTCCACCGTGGACGCCATCGATCGCACACTGCGCGACGGCCCGTATGTGGCCAGGTACTCCGGTGAAGACGGCGTCAGAGGAAGCGAGGGGGCCTTCGTGGCCTGCTCGTTCTGGCTGGCGGAGTCCCTGGCACGGACCGGGCGCGTGGAACGTGCCGCCACCTTGATGGACGACCTGGTGGCGCTGGCCAACGACGTCGGCCTGTACAGCGAGGAGATCGACCCGGCCGACGGTGCATTCCTCGGCAACCTCCCCCAGGCGCTGAGCCATCTGGCGCTGATCAGCGCGGCCACCGCCATGGACGCCGGTCTGAGCGGGGCCGCCCGGTGA